The Anticarsia gemmatalis isolate Benzon Research Colony breed Stoneville strain chromosome 12, ilAntGemm2 primary, whole genome shotgun sequence genome segment GGTAAAGCTGTATATAACAAAtgagttatttttaagttaagatAATGGCGACGTCTTGAGTCGAACCGAGTTAAACCAATCAGAATAAGGGGATTAACGTGAACTTACTCTTTAATCTCATCGGCCAAGTGGTTTTTCAATACGTTACTATCACCTTAACTTAGAATAAACTTTAGTAACATATTTCCCAATACATTTAATAAGCAAAATTCGATGTTTATATATCCTTGACAACTTTGTACCTATGCACTCTGATGATGACGGGGGAGTCTGTGGTCACGACCGGGGACCTTTTGGGCGCTGTCTTTGAAGGACTCCGACGATACGAGAAGCCTCCGTGAGGATTGGGACGAGCGTAGAGAATGGTCACTTCATCCTGCGACGCTGACGCAGTGGGCGCGTTGTATTGCTGCGGATACTGGTAGGAATACGTTTCTCGGGAGTCTCCATAGCCCTGCGGCTCTGAGTACCCATAGCCAGCGTATTCGTACTCGTTGTGAGTCGATGGCGCGTATTCACTATCATGATACGGAGGTCTTGCGTACACGGGGTGATGGACTGAAGCAACCGGTAAACGATCCCTTATTGGTCTTCTTGACAGCACGTGTATCACTGGCATAGGTCTGTGTAAAGGAATGGCTGCGTACATGTAGGGTTCGTAGTCCCTCGCGTAGTCGTTGGCGTAGACCCCGTAGTTGCTACGACGACGGTAGAGCTCTCCCAGCGGCGTGCTGTATGCACACACGCATAAACAAAGAAACACCAACGTCTGAAAGTAATTGACTTGttagtattttaagtaaaactgCCAATTTTAACAAGGacatttgtgtaaaaaaaaataacagagcTAAAGAAATGGAGGCTAGATCCCTAGAACTGTAACCGTTTTGGATGAAATGGAAAACGTGGAAACTTGCACATAAGAGGTTTATACATACAGATTTTGAACTACTCTATCTTATTGACCTAGCGCCCAAGGATATCCTGTTCtcataaattaacaataaaaaaaaacactttcacACAAAAAGCACAGTTTCAGGAACcacaaatattaaaacacaGGTTTTGTGAACAAACAGGTAACTCACTCGTGCATCCATGTCCGCGGCGGCGCGAGTGGTGCGTACAACTGCGGGCTGCGCGCGCGCATGCGCCCACGACACTTCAGCTACACTCTCAACTGAAAGTACAGGTATAGAGCTGTGGCTACTGATACAGTTGGTGTACTTCCTGTGACAGCTTAATAGCTTTCTTCGGCATCAAAATCTGGCAATAAAGTACCCGAATACTCTGGAATTTTCGGCTTATGAACAAGTTGTCATAGGAATCAAAAAGTCGTAATATGAAAATAGTTAGTTATATACAAGTTTTCATTCACGCAGGCTTGATCATTATCACTTCTTATTCTGTTGTGTACATATGCCTACTAATGCAACATTTTGTAGACATTTGCTTGCGCACATTGATTTGGTAATAATTTAAGTAGTCCTAGCTATAAGCGGTGTCTTCAGCTCTGTAAGTGTTGCAGCGCGTGCGCAGCTAGGCTCAGTGTTGAcaggcggcgcgggcgcgggcgcacGCTTCAGCCGCTTCCTTCCGCGTCGAATGCGTGCGACACAACATTGCGTTGCATGCATCATAATTACTTACACACTACTACTACCAACGTGAAAAACAACATTTCAACGTTTTTTTGGAAGTCCGAGTAACTGATTCATTGCGTTTCCTGCTCCGTTTTAGtaattttacaactttattGGTTCAGATTATGTATTTGATGTCCAAAACGACAGGTTAATGGTATATTATAGTCATTATCGTTATTAAGACTGGCATATACTAATAACTAGTGTATCCTAGTGACAATAAAGTTTGATATTAGTTGGAACAAGTTCTAATTTTATCATTTCACGCAGTTGCGGCATATTGGTcctaacataattaaattttctctAGTTTAATATACTCTCTTGACTACTAGATTTCTCTTGCAGATCAAAATCTATCCTACCTCTAGTTAATCCGACCTTGGCACAGTGTTTGTAAGTTGTGTCAGAGCGCAATCAGCTGTTGTGTCATGAAATCTAACGGTGAAGCACGTGTCATCCAGATTAGCATGCGATTCAGATATCTAGTACAACGGTACTAGTTGTAATGTAACAAGGTATCAAGTGAATTTCAATGAGCTGGATCTTTGTAACATACCACCATCCACTGATCGAAGATTTTGCATAAATTACTAGTATAAATAGAAACCTAGTGTAACGTCTCGTTCTTCGGATTATGACTAAGTTATGTACAGTCAACGAAATTAGATAATATGTACAGTCACCGAATTTTGTATAGATAAATCAAAACCatgactattattataaactcgAATGTTAAAAGATTCGTAAAAAATAACACCCACGCTTAATACGAATTAgtgtttcttattcttaaaAAGCTTTAAGTTTAACTTCTACTTACTACTGGATTTTTAAATTCAGCATTTTATATTACCTCTACACTGTGTCACGTTATGTGTAATTTAGCAATTTACTGTGTGCTAACAAAATCTTAACAATTAGTCTGAAACTTTTCACAATGCACataataaacagtaaatatttattatcaattacAGCACAACATCGTAACGTAATATACTATTAAAGAGATGTAACGGTCACTCAATACCACACAAGCGAGAGTAATATGTCTAATGTTGTTAGCGTTTAGCAAGTGATGTATGTTGATACGTCTCGATGCTAGATTGTTTGACGCGATTGTTGCGATCGTAGTGATTGTAGTGATGCGATCACTTGTGATTACGACAGACGTGATTGGTTGATCACGGTAATTGATCACTGTGCGATACACGTGCGGTCGTTATGTAATCCTGTTTAGAGATAGGGTTTGTACGAACGTTTTAGTTGTAAACCTTGTGTATTGGTTTGTtcttatttttagaaattagaTGGGTAAATGGTATCATCTAAAAACGACAAGAACATCGCATGaagtatacctacttaattgtaaaataatagagATTTAAGGAAGTTTTTTTAGACCCTAGTTTTTTATAGAGTAAGactaatgttaattaaataaaaatgtaaagttaaaCAAAGATTGTAACACATTTCGGGTTGTGACTAGTAGACTAAAACCTAAATTATCGTCTAAttacaattgaaaatattataagttcTTTAGTTTGATATAGCCACAGTGTCAGCCCTACATTTATACAATGCGCTGAGAATGATGCGCGTGCGCGTGAACTTGCGCCAGATTACCCACTCTAGACAGATTGATTGCCGGCACACACGCCACCTGACGGTGACATTTAACACTCATGTACAATATCGCAACTTTCTTCAGCGGTTAAAATTGATGGCTGCATCGTAGTGGTTAAGGTAGTCGCTAACAGCTTAACACCAAAACTTGTGCGCATGTCTTTTGTTATTATCTTGAACAGACTAAGAAAAGGGAGCTGGACCGATATACataaagaaaagaaaggaaAGGAAGAAACACACTAAGGAATTGTATGTAAGCACCAATAGAGTTTTCAGTGTTTGCGTCTTGAAATCACTTTGCGTAATTTGCCTCAGTGTATAATAACTTTTCCTCACGGCCTTATCCCATACTACACGGGATGTATATTCTTAACGAATAAACGTGGCTGACCGTACACATCCGTATAAAACAGGTGTGATGATGCGAATGTGAAAATCAtctaattaattacaaactcTTTCTAATCATGACCTAGTTAGTAAAATACTTGAATAATGTGAGATTTAATTGATAACTTGTAGGCCTCGTCACCGCCTTAGGCGCTAGTTACCTAAACATAGTTATTacccataataatatgcaaaactattacattaaatatataattttatgtacgaTAGATTTAGAATATATCGGTATAATTGCAAACTTGAATATGTTGCCAAATTGTTGCCTCTATCGCAAGCTCTGCTGATCCTTATCTGATTTAATGgtcgttatattatttatgttagtgTCGTAATATATTAACGAATCtattattgaattataatttatttatctagaatattatactaaaaaggAATGTATGTTTGATTGCTGCAGATTTAGCTTAAAGTTAGATATCTTAAAAACTGGCAAGCGTAGAATCGTTATTagagaataatatttatgagaTTATAGGTAATATTCTTTCGAAAAAATCTTATCGTAATCTCTTGGCACTAAGCAgtaaatgctttttatttaaatttttatacacCAAATCGGAGCAACATGAAACTTATTTAAGTAGACTTATAATTAAGTTGTAGATTATTTTGGCAAGGTCATAAAGTAggatttaaattcaaaacaagaCACTAaggtataaaaagtatattaaaggTATTCTTATTTATATGTACACTGTAGAACAGAGGGCGCTGGCGTGTTCTCACCACCAGCCGGAGGAGTAGGTGGGCGCGTACGACACGCTGGACACGTGGCTCACGTGCGGGATGGACACCACGCGGGGCACTGACACGATCTTCTTCACGGATACCACCTGGAACGAACACACAACCGTTATTACTATATAagtatcatcatcattatcattggCATGTATCCATatttgcagatgattcaggtggcgtcagacagAGGAATATTTGCATCTTCGTTCAGGGCTTaaaaggcctatgcgggagtCACACGATCGCAGTTTTGGCAGATGGAAGAGCTTGAGGTCGATGGAAAATTTGAAGCGTGTAAAAGTAGCTGATAATAAAGATATATGGACATTCTTTATTAGATAATGCAGGGTATTAAGCATAGGACACTGTGTAGTTTTGACTTTTTTGCAGTTGTTCAGAACTGTACATAACAAAGTTAAGTTATTAAAAGCTTATTCTAAGGACCTGAACAGTTGTGATGTTGATCTGCACTAAGAATACATTAGGAAATTATATTCAGTAAAACACTTCGTAAATTGCACGACTGTTTTAAGCACCTAGGACACAAATAAGATTTCTGGATCACATTAAGTATGTTATCGGAAATAGTGGCAAGTACACGCGATGCGCACGTAAATATATGTCTAGTGTTCACGTGTAAGTAATACTTGTGTGAAGCTGTTTGAAAAGTGAAACCGTTTAGTAGTCACAGAAAGAAACTGTAATGAGAAAATTATACTAATGGAATCAATTTCTTAAACTTGTAGTAATTCTGCAAGGAGTAATTCGTATGCATGTTAAGTACGAAGTCATTGCCGTTCAACGATCACCGGTTACTGGCGGTTACCACAGCAGATGATCTCAGGACACGAGTTACAACCGCGCTCATTTCGTATGCCAATCATGGTAATTGTGCCAATGTCGTTCAAGGCTCAGCTTGCCTCagacctgtacctcgattctctaccactatcgactaccgacaaccggctagctatcgagactttgacattcagaatgtactgccaaaatagttcctacgacgcccggcagaggcgctgatcagattttcatagaaagtttctcgatgacagtcggttgtcggtagtcgatagtaatagaaaatcgagctactgatcctAACAGTTCACTTAGTACCTACCATTTACGCTGATGGAATATATAGCCATTTACCTAATGTTTGGTGTAATAACTCATGAATAACGATTTATCAAATAACGCACATTCTCTCTGCGTTTTGAGGTTAATGGATTTTCAGCGAGGTCACATTTTAGGGGCATTTCAGCTGAATAGCTGTTACCAAGTAATTTATATAGTTGTCGTTAAGTAAACTTAATAGTTCATTAATCATTAGAAAAACAATagaagaaataattatgaaatacttaAATGGTTTTGGAATAACTAAATAGTACAGTAAAATGTATAGGTTCGTGATttggctgcctccgtggcgcagtggtttaggtcgccacgccgctaccattgcgtcttGAAGTCATggcttcgattcccacaagaaacaatatttgtgcgatccacaaataattgtttcgggtctggttgtgctttctgttcgttgtttgtatgtttgtaaaagtccccgcgacgcaagagcaattttCAGTGCGAgcgttgtttaaaaaaaaatgttgtttttccTCACCTTGGGGACCTCAACGATCTTCTTAACGGAGATGACAGCGGGCTCGTGGACGATGTGAGGCTCAGAGATGACGGAGTGCGACACGATGGGCGCGCTGATGGAGTGCGAGATGATGGGCGAGCTGACCGAGTACGAGCTGATGCTGGGCTCGAAGTGGCTGCTGTAGCCGGAGCCCAGCCAGCCCGACGACAGGTAGCCGCGCTTCTCACGCTTGCCTTCGGGGGCGGCCAGAGCCACGGCGGCGAGGAGAACTACGCACAGCTGTGAAGAAACAATAGAAGTTTATGTCACTGAGTAAAACGTTAAGGTAGGTCAGtactaacaaattttattataggttGCGAAtggggttattttttttttcagtgattAAAATGTTGTCTGGTATTCAATTTGAACCAagacagataatttaatttgactgaaaatactgaaaaatcCGGATGAAGCGTTCTTTATCCAGAAAcgttaagtttgtttttaaatgtttactgAAGTCCTTAGACAAGTTATTTGCTCTACATATCGCTATGTTCGCAGATACACGATACTCactgtggtgaacctaaactccacctaaactccttctactctatggtagatgccatatattaatcatataacgatttggcattctctgtcaataaatatatcaaacacgtaatgctcgtattttattaatacataatattggcgacgaggaaaaactgaacctaaatggaaaagctacgtaaaaaacggagcaccctacgtgggatgctcaccagactcgatacctacatcgagcagagggcgacgatgtctgacgaggacatcaccgctcgctccgcagccttgaaggacaccataacagcactgcgagagttacaagagaagatagaaaacaaaaccatagatgataacgatgaaacagcgtatttacacgaacaaaattacggctacgaattcgaagaacttcacactattttagtatcaaaacttttaacaaaaaaaaccattattcaaggtcagcgacaggaagaccaacatagaatataccaataccataagattataccaaaaatacaatttaatcctttacatgaatcagaaacgttcaataactttaaaaaacgtctggaagtgtactttagacttaatgaaattactgagccccacatgaagacaaatattcttctgtctacattatcaccagaactccatgaaaaattatgtgatttaatagcaccagacgaaccattgaataagacatttaacgaaattactgaaacacttgacgactacttagacccaaaacctagcaaatgggttctacaacataaatttatatcgagaactcaaaaatcggatgaaacagtagcgcaatacgccgcagatttaaaaaagctcactaccaactgcgaatttaaatgtcaacactgccagaaaaacatttcagaaagctttttatctcttcaactcataagaggattgaaagatagcgacgcacgtacaaaaattttacaagaccgaacagtatgtacatttaaacacctgacacagattgcaacatctattgaaatgagtaaagcagaaaatacatcaatgcttccgaatgaacaaccaagtagtgacaatatcaataaaatttccactgattcctacaataattcaaaaaaatctccttttagaggaatcacaccaagagatttaaaaggga includes the following:
- the LOC142977358 gene encoding uncharacterized protein LOC142977358 — encoded protein: MLCRTHSTRKEAAEACARARAAFESVAEVSWAHARAQPAVVRTTRAAADMDARTLVFLCLCVCAYSTPLGELYRRRSNYGVYANDYARDYEPYMYAAIPLHRPMPVIHVLSRRPIRDRLPVASVHHPVYARPPYHDSEYAPSTHNEYEYAGYGYSEPQGYGDSRETYSYQYPQQYNAPTASASQDEVTILYARPNPHGGFSYRRSPSKTAPKRSPVVTTDSPVIIRVHRYKVVKDI
- the LOC142977043 gene encoding uncharacterized protein LOC142977043; translated protein: MKAFLCVVLLAAVALAAPEGKREKRGYLSSGWLGSGYSSHFEPSISSYSVSSPIISHSISAPIVSHSVISEPHIVHEPAVISVKKIVEVPKVVSVKKIVSVPRVVSIPHVSHVSSVSYAPTYSSGWW